The nucleotide sequence AAAACTGAACAAGCGGTACAATCCCATTTTGAACATGCTGGCCAACCAGACGGGGGATGCGTACGGGTCTTCAAACATAAGCCATCTGAACTATTGTGAACCTGACCTGAGGGTCACATCAGTCGTGACAGATTTTAATAATCTGCCAGACCGATTTAAAGACTTCCTCCTGTATCTGAGATGCCGAAATTATTCGCTGCTCATAGACCAACCGAAGAAATGTGCAAAGAAACCCTTCTTATTGCTGGCAATTAAGTCCCTCACTCCACATTTCGCCCGGCGGCAGGCGATTCGGGAATCCTGGGGCAGAGAAACAAACGTGGGCAATCAGACGGTGGTGCGGGTGTTCTTGCTGGGCCAGACGCCCCCGGAGGACAACCACCCCGACCTCTCGGACATGCTGAGATTCGAGAGCGAGAAGCACCAGGACATTCTCATGTGGGACCACCGAGACACGTTCTTCAACCTGTCTCTCAAGGAGGTGCTTTTTCTCAGGTGGGTGAGCACCTCCTGCCCAGACGCCGAGTTCGTTTTCAAGGGCGACGATGACGTCTTTGTGAACACCCATCACATCCTGAATTACTTGAATAGCTTATCCAAGAACAAAGCCAAAGATCTGTTTATAGGTGATGTGATCCACAATGCTGGGCCTCATCGGGATAAGAAACTGAAGTACTACATCCCAGAGGTCTTCTACTCTGGGGTCTACCCACCTTACGCGGGGGGCGGCGGGTTCCTCTACTCCGGCCAGCTGGCCCTCCGGCTGTACAGTGTAACTGACCGCGTCCACCTCTACCCCATTGATGACGTTTATACGGGCATGTGCCTTCAGAAGCTGGGCCTCGTTCCAGAAAAGCACAAAGGCTTCAGGACATTTGATATCGaggagaaaaacaagaataatattTGTTCCTATGTAGATCTCATGTTAGTACATAGCAGAAAACCTCAAGAAATGATTGATATTTGGTCTCGGTTGCAAAGTGCTCATTTAAAATGCTAAAATACATACAAGCTAAAACTTTTCCATAGAAAGGCATATCTCGACAACTTCCATGTTGTGCTTGCATATTAGGCTAATTTCTGTGGGAGCCCATCAGAATTGCCTTCATAACTAGCATCCACGTGAGGGCCTCTAAGCCCTTCACTTCCGTCAGAGACCTTCATGATGAGGGAAAGCAGAAGATAGTTCACAGAGAATGTGGCAGGGTCATTCCTACTGGCTACtgtcagtatttttaatttttctccctTCTTATCCAAAGTCACAGGTCTCTAGAATTTGAGCattgttattttgctttttccCTTCTATATATACTATTCCTGTTTCCATTAGAATGACTGATTTATCTATATTCAGGAGATGATAAACTTATTGGTTGTCAAGATTTTGTTATACATGACTTTGGTGGCTTTGTGAGATGAAAGTACATGTATTGTCATGAAATTtgggtaaattttaaaaattatctagaaAATAGACGAATGTCAAATTTTCCTGTCACCCAACAGTATCCTCTAACATTAATGTAACTAGTTACAAAATGAGAATCACTGTACAACGCACGCATTCAGTTTATCCTGTGGTCTTATATGGTCATGACAGGGACAGAggtttcagttttttgtttttaatttttttgtatttggttTGCTGATGGTATGATAGTTACCTAattttagtgtcttttttttttttttaataaaatcatgAGTATGATCCCCTAATAGCCAACTGAAGATTGAATAGGACCTGACAGCCACATGGTTTTGTGAGTTTTCAGTACGGGCCAGGTAAACATTTGTGACTTAGGAACTTCAGGTGAAACGATTGAGTTTCTTAAGTGGTTTGTCAGTTTAAAACTCTAGGGCTCTGTTCTTGCCACGTTTTCACATATTGCTTAGATATAATCATCTGAATAGTGACTGCTTTCTTCCCCGTCTCTGTGTAGAAGTGCccgtgtttttatttattgttaagatCAAAGaccaaaacattttcttaaatatattttgtgtaatattttatttgtatacagTGTTGTCGATGACATATTTAACTAGAGCatgatattttaaatgttaagcTGTAATATAACATAAAGTAAAgctattatttttgaattttaaatttgctttttgaGGGGTATGAACGACTTAAGCTGATAAAATTCTGCCAAACTATTGTTTGTATCTACTATCTTGTAACatgctttcttaaaatatttttttgtgtttttagagATGCAACAGTGGGTACTTAAAAGAGTGGAAATAAAGTGAAAGTATTTTTAATCATCATGTGTAATATGTAataatctttctctttttcttttatatttgctTGCATTTTCCCCAAAGAGGACATCTTCCTCAGAAACTCTTATGGTATTATTGAGGTAGAAATCTTTCTGTCTCATCTTGGCTTTTACTGTTGCAGAAGTGCctttctggggttggagagaaggctcaatggttaaggtacttgcctgtgaagcctaacgacccgggttccattcctcggtacctacgtaaagccagatgaagaaagtggcgcatgcatttggagtttgtttgcaatggctggatgcccagaCGTCCATATTCTTCCCCACTCCTCTTTCTCTGAtgtgtttctgcttgcaaataagaaaaataaaaagttgggggAAAATATGgattcttaaaaacaaaagtacCTTTACACTTGAGTCCATGAAGAGAAATATGTAAGTTTAAAGACTTTAGGGGGCTGgcgagctggctcagtggttaaggcatttgcctacagagctaaaggacccaggttcaattctccaggaccaacgtaagccagatgtgcagggtagcacgtgtgtctggagtttgtttgcagtgcctggaggccctggtgtgcccattctctctgtctttctctcaaataagtaaataaatatttttttttcttaaataaaggatttagggctagagagatggcttagtggttaaggtacatgcctgcgaagcctaaggacccaggtttgactctccagggcccacgtaagtgagatgcacaaggtgacacgtgagtctggagtttgtttgcagtggctagaggccctggtgcacccattcttccccccccatctctaataaataaaaattaaattaaaaaattaagaaattagggagaaattgggggagggggagtttTGCCTCCTGGTCATTGCCCGGctcttgtttgttcatttgtttttattgttttgtttttgagacaaggtcttgctctacgccacactggcctagaactcagtatgtagtctcaggtggtctcaaactcacagtgatccacctgcctctgccttttgagtgctggggttaaaggtgtatgccaccaggcccagcccagactctttttaaaaaaagtattttacttatttatttgagagagagaaaaagaccgatagagaatgggcatgccagagcctcccgtcactgcaaacaaactccaggtctataaataccaccttgtgcatctggcttatgtgggtcctggggaatcgaatcttgaTCTTTAGGCTTTGGAGGCCAGCACCTTGACGGCTaagccaagccatccctccagcccagttgatAGGTTCTTGATTGCCCActggaactagatggtaagacccttttgctgaacacaccacatgcttgggcttcaggtcactgagaaattaagctggaactgggctggaagcctcctccctgttgactaagTGGATGGATGTTGTTGTTGAGAGCTCTGCAGCCTGGCGGGGAAGAAGAGTCACGATCAGTCTTCTCCAGCGGTGGGTTCTGCAAGCTTTAtacctggccagccaggccaaatgtaccagtTAGTGCAATGGTGCCGTGTCTGTTATAGGGGAGTCCAACTGCTATCTGAGTGGACtcgaggcctgcttcatgggagggggCATTTACTaatgtaaatgaatatatattatgaccaccaaactgccttctgaaTCCTTACATTCCCATTTATTTTTAGTGTTCTTaacttttacttgagagagagaatgggcgccctccctgaaaaaataattttttttttttctttttgtagtctGAGAACCCTCATGCATGCCAGGAAATCACTTCTACTGAGGCACACGCCAGCACCCCTGGTCCTTCCAAACCTTCTCACACATTGGGTGAGGCGGGTCACAGGGCACACTCCTTCAGTTCTCCTTGGCTCTGGGTTGCTCAAGAGGTGTGAGTATCCCTCTTACAGGCAAGAGCAcacgcatacatatatatatatacacacacctacacagaCATGCGTATGTacatactcacacatacatgtgtggccGGGGTCAGCGTATGTTCTATTTTGACATGTTGGCACCTGCTTGATGCTTACGGTTGGTCTCTTCTGTCCTCCAGTGCACACAAGCTGCCTCTCCTCCGACTCTCCGGCCATGAATGTCCTTCCTTTGCTTGCCCGTTACCTTGTTGATGACTGGAGTTGGCCCTGGGCAGAGGCGGCCCCCTCCGCCTCCTCCTCCACACTTGCTCTTTGGGGCCTGGCATCCTTGAGAGGCTCCAGAGAAGGAGCCTCTGGGATTCTTGTACAGACACTCAAACCTGTGCAGGCAGAAACTTTTTCTCTTAGAGGCCTGAGCAGCGGCTAGGCATGCCACACTCTGTCGCATGCCGCCCCCAGGCCCTTCGTGGGCACTGAGGAAAACAACTAGCCGCTGCCTCCCTGCCCTCCGCCCTCTTACTCAAAGCAGCTGGAGTTCGGAGCTTCTTTCTCCTCGCTGCAGAAGGTTGGCACAGTCACGCGAGGCGCTGGGTAACGAACGCATCTGGTCCGCAGGCTGCAGGAGAGGGAGGATGCCAACGGAGCCGTGCGGGGCGGAGCGCAGAGCTTCCAAAGGGGAAAGCTGCAAGAAACCGACCTGGGAAGAGACCCAGAACCAGGCAAGTAAGTGCCAGGGCCCAGCACAAGTCCCGCCTTGCTGTTTTGGCTCTTGTTCTCTGTGCATTCCCAAACTGCAGCCATCCCAGAGGCCAGGGCCGCCGGCTCCCTGGCAGCGACCCCCGCTGATGGGCCGTTGCCCTCCTGGTGAGCGAGATGGCAGGAGAGAGCAAAGGCAACGATCTGACACGGGCGCACGTCGGCTCCTGACGCCACGACAGCCTCacgcttgtttgttttctttttcgacTGGGGAATATCGGGAATGAGTGGTGAACATTGAAGGTGGTGTTGCTGTGCTTAAAGGGGGTGGGAAATACCTTTATTTGTTTGATTGCGAAAGTCCCTTACAAGTGAGTCACCAGGGTAGGAATGAAGCAGGGAGGGTGGTAATGTCCTGCCCGAGAACTTACTGAGCCCTTGCTGGACGAACAAACCAGCCAAGCCCAGCACAGAACACACTCGTGGGGCACTCGCGTGCCCGTTGGAGACCGCCTGTCGCCACGCCTCGCCCCGCCAGAAACAGGACAGATGATTCTTTGAATAACTGCATACAATTTGCCTCCGTGATTAAGTACCTGCCCAATGAATTGGAGCAttgaacaaaacaaagaaccGAGAATGTGGATGGATGTGGTGGTAGACAATTGCGATCCTAGCtctgggaggttgaggcaagatgattgtgagtttgaggctagcctgactTACCCAGTGAGGTCCTGCtccaaatcaaataaaataacgACAAAAAAAACCTGTGTTATTGCTCCTTTCCCCTCACTCTATATAtgtatcctttaattatttttattatagccTGTGGCAAAATTTTAATagtactggctggagagatggcttagtggttacggcacttgcctacaaagccaaatgccccaggtttgattccccaggacccattgtaAGTCATAATGTGcacggtggctcatgcatctgaagtttgcagtggctggaggccctggtgcacccattctgtctgtctgtctgtctgtctctctctctctctcccgccctcttcctgtctcaaatacataattaaaaataaaatatttaggggttggagaaatggcttagtggttaaggcacttgcctgtaaagccaaaggacacaagttcaattctccaatacccatgtaagccggatgcactaggtggcacatgtatctgcagtttgtttacagctgctggaggcaggccctggtgcgcccactccctctatctgtctctctctgtttctgtgtccTATGATTCAAGTGTTCTCCATACTCAATGCTAAgtttctagctgatggagatttgggaattagcacctcctggaggcagtgtattattggggtggACTAAtgtatattatagccagtttttccttgccagtgtttggcacactctcctgttgctgttgtccacctgatattggtgaagaggtgatgtccaccccctgctcataccactgttttcccctgccattatggagcttcccctggagtctgtaagccaaaataaccccccctttttttcccacaagctgctcttggttgggtgatttctaccagcaatgtgaacctgactgcaacagtaaaattggtaccaaggagtggtaccATTTGCTGGAGACACCTGACTGTAcctttggcctttgggagctgattttgaagaggaatgtggaaggacttgaaaccttggcctaagagatgccttgctgtACTATAagtttgatgggctattctggtcagagttaaaagacctgcagtaggaactatgggccttgaggtttggcttatgagggtgagaaagagctttgtctggactgggctagaagcagcttgtatgagaagcttgctgttaatccccatgtcttgagaatttgtgtaaggttgcattgcatagaaatggactggtgtgagcagagggatatggcacagaaaaacgaAATATTTAGGCcaaaactgttgcctgttcagctgcaattgtttgagagattacaacctttcagactgggccagctgacctgcattggggcaacaggaagaatattaactcttgaaggggctgagtgctcaaggagtgtcctgttcaaagtttgctttattcccccctggattaacaaattgtcacc is from Jaculus jaculus isolate mJacJac1 chromosome 18, mJacJac1.mat.Y.cur, whole genome shotgun sequence and encodes:
- the B3gnt2 gene encoding N-acetyllactosaminide beta-1,3-N-acetylglucosaminyltransferase 2, with product MSVGRRRIKLLGILMMANVFIYLIIEVSKSSSQDKNGKGEVIIPKEKFWKISSPPRAYWNREQEKLNKRYNPILNMLANQTGDAYGSSNISHLNYCEPDLRVTSVVTDFNNLPDRFKDFLLYLRCRNYSLLIDQPKKCAKKPFLLLAIKSLTPHFARRQAIRESWGRETNVGNQTVVRVFLLGQTPPEDNHPDLSDMLRFESEKHQDILMWDHRDTFFNLSLKEVLFLRWVSTSCPDAEFVFKGDDDVFVNTHHILNYLNSLSKNKAKDLFIGDVIHNAGPHRDKKLKYYIPEVFYSGVYPPYAGGGGFLYSGQLALRLYSVTDRVHLYPIDDVYTGMCLQKLGLVPEKHKGFRTFDIEEKNKNNICSYVDLMLVHSRKPQEMIDIWSRLQSAHLKC